The window GTATCCCTGTTTTTATGCTTTTGTCTTTTTTGAGTGAGATGTTGTGGGGCTACGTACGATGACACAGATAATAATTGGTCAGTTTAATACAAGGCATCATCTGGATTTGGTGACTTAGCAACGCCTTTTTTTTAGAATTGGCTAATACTTAGCAAAGGTTCCCACTTGCTCTATCAGAACATGAGAAACTTTACTCCCTAAAAATACTAAGCATTGATGGTCCATCCTGCTTCCCGTGCAGAGTTCAGCTGATTTAATTCGAAACATACGCCAATATTAGAGTTAGGTGTTTCTTTTTAGGAAATTTCAGTCTTTGGCTTTATTAGCATCCCAAGTATCCAGCTTTGCATGTTATGGTCCCTGGATAACCCTAGTGATTGGCTAGTGCAATTCACTTTGCTAGCTAGCTAGCTCACTTCCTCACTCATTCATGGATCTTACCTTGCCATTCACTTTCCCATTCATAAGCATCTGCTTCACAGTAGTGTAACATTCCCGGAGAATTAAATTTGGAAtactgggaagggaaaaaaaattaacaaagagaCATCCATGGGGTTGGTTTCTCTGTGTTAGGAGTCCCATAGAATATTTTTGTGCACTAAAGTACATGCCTATAGCCACCTACCTTAACAGGCCTGCACTGAGAGTCAAAGAATTAGTTCACTGAAAGAAACCTGCACTGATGTATTTTAACCAATTCAAAACCAATATATAGAATTTGAGTACATATTACACTAGGGAGAGAGTTTTGTGGGTGCAAGTTTTTAGTTAAAAGATAAAGCTGGCAgtttctaaatgaaataaatcattttacTCAGATCTTATTCTTCAATGGCAGTGTCCTCATTTTAACAAAATGTTAAAGAAGTATGTATGTTTAGGGTAATTTTTTCAGGATGGGAAGATGGGAGCCAGCATTGCAAAATGGCACAATCCAAAAGCCTTGGTTCTATGCCCATCTCActagtcttcatttctctgaatttcagattcttcatctacaaaatgagacAATGGGGAGGTGGGAAAAGAGGATATAACCCTTAAGGTGTCTTCCAgtactacaattttttaaatataaatttaaaagcaaattccCTTAGCTATAAGACTATATACATCTATctacttattttcttaaaatatatatgtatttatttctatattataGATTTCTATGGAGATTTTCATATTTCATCTAGTTGGATCTATAGCATATAGAGGTAGACAgatgagatagatagatgatagatggatagatagatattcaTACTATGTATTCTTAGGAAAATTCTGTGGAAGGTAGTTTTTTACTCCAATTGCACGTGTTCAATCTCATCTAAGCCTCAATTCCTGTTGTATCCCATGGTTGTGCTACAATCTGAAGATTTCGAAAACTGCTAATTCTCTTTTGTTTTACTGactttttgcttatctgtttgTCTTCCATATCAGATttgccatggagaagatttcaGTGTCAGCATTCTTGCTCCTTGTGGCCCTCTCCTACACTCTGGCCAAAGACACCACAGTCAAACCAGGAGCTAAGAAGGACACAAAGGACTCTCAACCCAAACTGCCCCAGACCCTCTCCAGAGGTAGGAGTCAGCTTCTTGTCGGCCTCCAGTTATACATAATTGGTAAAGATTTAACATTCAGAGCTGAGAGTTGTGTGCTGAACatattttttatgtgtttgttctaGATTTATCAAAGTTTATAATTGTTTCTGCTTTCTCTAGGGGGTTTTGCTCTTCTTTAGCAACAAGTATATACTGATCCCAGTTTTACCCCTGCTTTTCAACAGCTTTGGATCTGAGaatataatcactttaaatatactggTTCATTTTGTTCTAGGTTGGGGCGATCAACTCATCTGGACTCAGACATATGAAGAAGCTTTATACAAATCCAAGACAAGGTAAAGACAAGTTTTACAGAACTCCCTCAAAGCTCTCAAGAGCACCATCTAGTGATCTTTAGCTACACATGAAATCCTACTCATTAAAGATTATCCAATCTCTCTTTGTCTCTTAAAGCAATAAACCCTTGATGATTATTCATCACTTGGATGAATGCCCACACAGTCAAGGTAATTCATACTTCTAAATATAATTTCCTTTACAGGCTTTTAGCTCTAGGGCCAGGGTCCAGATCACTCATCTTTACATCCTTAGCACCTAGCACAGctgaatttaaaagaatattttatgtagtaaaaacatattttaaagtaacTTCAAGTATTTCCACAGTCTGTGTTAGCCATTGGTTCACATTTTGAAAAAACAAGCTCTAGAATTCATCCTTGACTTCTTGTCTTATCTTACATCTCACATCCAATACATCCGCAAATACCATTGCTTTACCTTCACCATATATCCGAAAGCCAGCACCAGCCTCGTGGGCACACCACCTGTGCGGTCACACAGGACCCAGTGCTTAGTAGGTTCCTATGCTTGTTGTAAAGCTCTGTTGTTGCTgtcttaaaatttgtaataatttttgaacaaaaggctccatattttcattttgcaatgGGCCGCATATATTATGTAGGTCCTGCCCAAATCCAGCCACTTCCGATTGCCTCACTGCTACCACCCTCATCCAAACCAAGTTTAGATCTTGCCTAGACCTGTAACAGGCACCTACCTGGTCACCGGACAGTCAGTTCTCCACACGGAAGCCATCAGACCCTAACACTCACATGCTCAAGTGGCTTCTCATCACAGGTAAAATTAAATCCAGATTCCTGATCATGGCCCAAATGGCTGGACATGATCTGGCCCCTGGCTGCCTTGCCTTTCTTACCACTCTCGCCATGTTTTCCCTCCACTGCATCTAGCCTGGCCATTGTGCTTTCCCTCAAGCATCCAAACCCATTCCCAGCTCAGGGCTATTGCTCTTGCGGTCCCCTCCGCCATGTGTGACATATCCCTAACATCTTAGAATGCAGCACCCTCTCACTTCTATGTCACCTCCTCAAAGAAGTCTACCCTAACCACCCTGTAGCTTTTAAACCTcttgctttgctttatttttcttcaaagtaCCATTATCTCCACCTaaaattatttacttgtttatgacCTGTCTCCTACACAAGCATTTGAGCCCTATGAAGAaagcacattatttttttttccccactgctcTATTCCCAGTACATGAAACGGTCCTGCCACATAGTAACCACTCAGTAAATAtgggttaaaaaaattaagggatgaatgaatgaatgattggatGAGTCCGTAGTGAAGCAAAGCTAGTCAATGGCCTAGATATTACTTCACTAACCATTTGCAGAAAGGGCGGAGTTGAGTATTGTATTACAAATACAGTTCAACTTAAAATCCAACAGAGAATCATGGTTTTAACTGGTGATGAAATGAATGCTTAACAATCTTTCCTTTACATTATAGCTTTAAAGAAGACATTTgctgaaaataaagaaatccagAAATTGGCAGAGCAGTTTGTCCTCCTCAATCTAGTTGTAAGTTTACTCTTTATCCTGCCATTTCTCTGGGGCTTAGAATTTGAAATGGATGGCCCATCTTCCCTACACATCTTAGCCATACTGCATTAATGGGGATGTGCTCCAAACATCTCATCTCATAGATAACAATGAGGAAAGATTTTATTTCTTGCATGTCTACATTTTTATTGAGgaattaataattttaagttGTCTGAAAAATACTCTCCTGTGGTCCAGAATTTCTCTGCTGCTGTAATAAGTGGAACGTTTCTGTCATTAGAAATTCCTTGCTGTGCCCCTTTCCCCTGCAGTCCTCGCTGCTCTCCACCCATTCTTAGTCCGTGTGCCCTCTCTCCCCGGAAGAGATGGCTCTCCAGGTGTCCAAATCTAATCATTCCACATGTGCTGTGGCCTCATGCTTTCCCGTCCTACTTCACCATCACCACCCCTCCTGATGGTCCAGCTTTCTGCCTTGACAAGTTCTTCTGCTTGGTATACAAACAGTATCCACTTTCCTTCCGAGAGCAAACAGTCAGTAAACTACTCAGAAAACTACTCTCCCTAACTATATGTCCCCTGAAGCTTCTCTCTGTCATCCTCTTTCCAGGTTGACCAGCTGGCTTTTTGAAGGAGCATCCACGCCAGCGGttcttccccacctcccttccaaggctcctcttcctccttctaccCCTTAATATGAGTGACTTCATGAATCTCTACTTGACCTACttctctttttgtattttatattctctATGGACAATTTCATCGGCCTTTAATCAATGCCTGCTTCCCGATAACTCCCACATCTTCCCCAAACACGCACCAGCTTCCAACTTACGCACACAGCCTAGTTCCAGAAATCTCATAATCAGCTTCAACTCGACACGTTCAACACCGAACTTATCAGCGAGGCCCAGGTTTTTCAAAAAGCTCTTTTTCCTCTGTTCCTTATTCCATTAGAGTGTTATTCTAGAGGTGATCCTCCCACTCACCTCCGGCAGTCAAGAAGCCCTGTGGTTCTAACTTTGAAATATTCTTGCTATTGGTCACTTCCCTATAAATTGAGGACCGCTGTTTTAGTGTAAGAGTTTTTCACCTTGCCTAGCTTATTGCAGTATTACTAAGTGGCTCCCTGCCTACAAAATAAATCCCATCTAATCCCACATGATTGTCGGGGTAATCACTCTAAAAACCAAATTGCAATCATGGCACTTCTAACACCCCTccagtggttctttttttttttcttcttaatattttttctttttattgtggtaaaagtcacaaaatataaatcatactattttaaccatatttaattgtacagttcagtggcaataAGTACATTCACATCGTTGTACAACTCTTACCATCATCCATCTTccgaatttttcaccttcctaaactgaagCTCTGTCCCCATTGAACtttaactccccattccccctccccactccccccactgTCCCCCTTTGGCCCCTGGCATCTACcaatgtactttctgactctatgaatttgactactgtaggtacctcacataagtggaatcaaacagtatttgtctgcacCTAATGTATACTGGAATGCATTTCTAAGGTTAACTTAATATGTGTCCTGCAAACAGATTGtaccttcttttttcttccccctgtgctatatagtaggcccTCACCAGCCGTCtacttcatacatagtagtgtacatatgtcaaccccaatctcccaatccatcccacccccctctccccacttggtgtccacacatctgttctctatgtctgtgtctctatttctgctttgcaaataggttcatctgtaccatttttctaaattccacatatatgcgttaatatacgatagttgtttttctctttctgacttacgtcactctgtatgacagtctcagtGGTTATTTATTTATGAGCAGACGTAAACACTGTGGCGTGGTGTGCAAGGCCACTCACAAGCCAGCCCCTGAAGTAGCTTTCTAGCATCTTCTCTCACTACCGCCTCAGGTATCCCTATCCTTTAGTCCCATCCAAACACTTGGTTATATGAAGTGCTAGGCCTTTCCTCTACCTTTGTATAATCTTACCCCCTCCACTGCCTGGAGTAACCTCCTTTTCTATATAACTGACCCctattcactttttaaagattCCTCTTTACCCACTTCAGAAAGTCCTAGCGGAACCTGCAGATGAGGCTAAATGTCCTGCTCTGGGCACCCAATGCACCTGTATATCCTTCATCATAACATTTCACCCCCCTGGATCCTAAATATTCCTTCTCTTACCTGTATCTCCCTGTtaaacagagaaaattaaaaaatgataaatggaTAGACGAATTCTCAAGATAATCCTGTTTTTGCAGATTCTCTAAAAatgacttctgtttttttttttttttcattatgctaTTTCCTCCTACCTCATCCAAGCTCCTTCCCCAAACACTGTATGCCTTCCAAATTCTCCCTTACTGAGTTTTTTGGCTCTTTGTTCACCACATGCATCAGTTCTTTACCTCATGTTCTGCATCACAGTCTGCTCTGTCTTATTATTTCATGCATGGAACTTGCCTCCCCATCCATATCATAAACTCTCTGTATTAAGAGATGTGACTTATAGTGTCTTAAGATGCCTAGCCCAGGAATGGACACACTGTTGTTTTAACAAGTTTGAAAATAACTGAAGAATTATAAACAAACTGaaagctgcttttttttaaatcttagtatgaaacaactgacaaacaCCTTTCTCCTGATGGCCAATACGTCCCCAGGATTATGTTTATTGGTAAGTAAAAGTGACAATGAGATAAAACACTGTGAACATTACACAAGTGCCGCCatatctctgcctctgtcctccaCACCCTCACGTGCTGCTGCACCATGGCCAAGGCCACGACGAAGCTCTACTGGGGAGGTTTAACTTGCAGTTTCACAACCTATTTTCATTAGGAAATGCAAGCTTCTACCTATTTCCAtacatgacatttttttcttcatctgctAATATTAACTTCTCATCTTCTGCCACAAGTACACCTGAGAAGGAAGTACCCTGTTAACTGTTTAAATGTATTAATCATTTCCCTGAATTATATCAGGTCTATAAATATTTAATCAGGCAAACTTTTGATTCCTGTGctggatttttctttctgacattttTTGATCATTATTTCTAGGCAAGTTATGAATAtgggctgaaagaaaaaaaaaaatcaaaggagacATGCTCCTTCCTGCTGCTGGTACTTTTCATGTGCCATTCCCTCTGCTGGAAAGCTTTTCTGCTTCCCCCCTCGTTACCCCCAGGTCACCTGGTTAATCACTGTCATTCACTGACCTGCTCAAACTCCCACGATGTGCTCTTGTGGCACCATGTTCCTCTCAATGGTCACTCTTTCCTcagttttaattttgtatttattgggtgattgtttaataaatattgccCCCCATGTGGCAGGGACCAGATCTTCTTCAGGTCACCATCATATTTTCAGCATGACCCTGTGGTAGGCTcacaataagtatttgttaaatgattgAACAAATGAATTGAGTTTGGCTTTGATCAAAGTGATACTGATAAAAGGACAATCCATAATTAAATCCATCACACAGCAGAGCTCACTCAGATCAAGCAGATCACCTCTGTAATTCATCCAAGTTCACACTAACCTATAAAACAGGGGCAAGAAAAAGtgaagggagaaaaggagaaaggccGAACTCGAGCTAATCTTACAGATTTGGTTTTGTTGGGATTTAGAAAATTTAGACCCTTAAAGGAAAGGGCCCTTATAGGTCATCCAGTCACACCCTGTGCTGGAATTCTTTTCAGAGTGTTCCTGGCTAAGGGCTTTTTAACCCCCGTTCGATTCCTTTGGTCATAAGAACTAGGTCCCAGGCAGCTTGCCCTTCCGGCTCAGTAGTTCTCCACGAGGCCTGCACGTTAGAATTGCCTGGAAGATCTTAAACATCAAGCTGCCCAGGTTACACCTCAAAGCAATTAAATCAGAAATCTCAGTGGCTGGGAGGCAGGTGGCAGTCTTTGAAAGCTCTGCAGATGACTGTGCAGCCAAGGCTGTAAGCCAATGCTTGGGAGTTGAAAACGCTTTTCTGATGTCACTGTATTATGAAGATGAGACCCTGTGTGTGTATCCTCTACAGCGAGCAGAAGCAGAGTAGGTCTTAAGTCTTTCTTGAACAAACGAAAGTCtgcttcctgtgatttatgtctgcCGGTCCTAGTCCAACATTCTGAAACAACAGGGATTGTCCATCAGGTACCGGTGACAGACCTGGCATCCATGTGGCTGGGCCTCATCTTTCCTCTTCATCTAATTCTCAGGACACGGACCATAGCCTCCTTCAATCACTTCTCTCAAGGCAAGGTTGCTAGGCCTTTGCATATCCTAGTACCTCCCTTCTGGATGCATCTTATTTATACCTGTTTTTTCCTCATTAACTGATAACTTcaagtaaatataaaacatgaaaaaaaaaaggatttaaaccTATAGGAATATATGTATAGGGGAAGACGCttaaatctctatttttaaaatgcagctaCTTAACAATAAAGTAAACAAACTACACACTTATTTTGCCTTGGCTGGTCTTAAGGGCTTGCATTCTtttattcactgaaaaaaaaaaaacaactttggttTGGAAAACTAGCATTTGATGTGAGTTCCTAATTATCCAGGTTGCTCTTGGTAACATATTTCAATTACAATATAatcatttcaaaaatttaaaataattctttagtAGAGAATGCCAATGTtttcaccaaaaaaacaaaacgccATCCCAAGAATGTATATTACCCTATTCTCAGGTTGCTATAGACAGGACAGCAGGGTTCTTAACCTTTTCCACAAATAGTGCTGCACGGCTGTTGAATGCTCCCAGTCTGGCTTTGGGTACCGGCTGCAGAGGGCAGGTTGCAGACCGGATGGGGTAGAATCTCATCCAGCAGGACACATTGTGTTCTCTTCATGGGATGTGGATACACATGTAGGCTTCATCATGCAATAGGGGTTATTTTGAAACATAGTACTCCATTCCCTTTGGCTTTTTCTTTGTAGACCCATCCCTGACAGTTAGAGCCGACATCACTGGAAGATACTCAAATCGTCTCTATGCTTACGAACCTTCGGATATGGCTCTACGTAAGTGTTACCTCCTTTGAACATCTGTCTCACTGCTGTACTGGGAGGAGAGCCCAcatggggaggggagaaaaagcTGTGCTCAGAGACCCCAGAGAACCAGTCTGACCCTAACTGGCCTTGTGTCCTCCAGCAAATTACATTCAAGCATTGatctcacttttttaaaaactcaattaaaGATGAGTTATTTAGATTAGGTATCTTTTCCTCTAGGAGAATCCTAGGACCATATTACCTCCTTTTCAGGTTTCTCTTAGGCTCACTTAACTCCTTCTACCACAGACCTGAGCGCAATAGTAATCGTACCATTACAATAGCAACAGCAGCAATCTGCAtgctttgttaaatgttttccaAGTAacaaaagtgaaataatttaGTCCAGCTTATCAAAGTTGATTTCAAGTTCAATTTTAAAGATCAATAGGAAAGATGGTTCCAAATAGTTGCCAAGATACTCACTTCCCCTGGGGTTGccataacatgaaaaaaaaaaaaaaaagtgtgagactCAAGGCAGATGAAGAACCTCAATGGGAGGCTGTACCTAGTTGTGACATCTAATTAGTCCTTCTGGGAAGAAAATTGAGTCTTGTCATAAGAACCAATTCACTCAATGACTAGTGACTATGTAGACCTGCACTGCCCAATATGTCAGCCATTAGTCACATGTAGCTGTtttaattaagattttaaaattcagatccTCAGACATGGTAACCACATTTAAAGTACTCAGTGAATAGGCATTGACTATTTTTCATCATCACAGAAATTTCTGTTGGGTGGCACCAACCTAGAACGTTATGTTGGGAAGGATTATGAGGTTGTGTCTGGGCAGCAGGAAAGAATGTCCTGGTCCATTAGCAATGTCTCCAGTAGATGCTGGGTGTGCCAGGGGAAGCACATTCTAAATGTATTGACCATTCTTGAGATAACAGTATAGATCTTAATAAGACTTTGGGTTCCTTAAAGGCAGGTATTCTGCACAGGTAATATCACCGTGCCTTGTAAGAAAGGCAGTTAATAAACATTGGAAGAGAACtagattataataataaaagccatttcacatacttttagaaaaaaatttacaaggtTACCAACATTCACGCTATATCTATCAATAGGATTTCTGATGATGTGTTGACTCTCATAACTTTTTCCCACATTAGTGCTTGACAACATGAAGAAAGCTCTCAAGTTCCTGAAGACTGAATtgtagagaaaaaacaaaatctgcAAGCTCCTCCCTTTGTGTTGGGCCTTGAGACTTGGAACCAGAGGAGATTTTAGAAGACTGTGGAGAAGGCAGAAGCACTGGTGAACCTACTGATTAGATTATGGTTTCATGTTACAatagctctttttttaaatttggttttaaGTATACATGTATGAAAACAATATCTTATACTACCAGAGTGagccatgatttttaaaaaaataaatccttttaGGGGTGTTCAAactgttcttttttcccccaacttgGTCTTTCACAGAAAAGCTCTTTGGTTCATTCACCAAATAGGATTTTCAGACACACAAAATGTCCAAAAAGAGGACAAGACAAACCTAATTCAAGCAATGAAGCCCAAAAACAAAGTTATCATCTCATCTCACTATAGTTTCTCACTGGGTGACTAAAAGTAGACATGAGCTTTAACAACAGAAGTATCAAACGATATGCTCTAGTGTGAAAGAATATCTAGAAAGGCATCCCATGAAAATCAATACCGAATTGAAGACCACCCCTCCTCACCCTGGCCAGAAACTCCAATGGACACTCTTGAATTTAACAATCCAATTTTAGTTAGATTTTGCTCTCAGAGAAAGCCTCTGGCAGGTGGCTTTCTCCTTCAGAAGACTAATTTTGTAAAAAAAGGTCATTCAAAGAATATCTGTATCCTTAAACACACCCTAATGAAATCCTGAAAATTAAACTCATAATATATTTGGTTTCTTAAGGTTTTAGAGTACTGGCCGGGAATAAATTCAGTTGATATGTTCCCATCTTCTTCACCCAAATGTGACTTGCTGGGTAAAGAGCAAAGGGCACTGACATCATGTCCATGGGGTAAAGATCAGAGGTTACTACTTATCTTTGGATGAGGTGAGAGAGGAGGTGCCATCAGATAGGGGAGCACTTTAACTACTTTTAACTCTTTGTTCTGCTGACAAAAAGTAGAACCATGTATTAATTACTTCACTACATATTTAATCTCACATTCATTGTTAGATAAAATTCCTTTATCACCCAAACCCCACTGCCTTCTTTGGCCCCTGAATGGCTGCGACGGTCTGTGCAATGCTTTGCctattggttatctattgcttGTCTTAATtaactttgtttgtttgtttgtttggataCAGCCTTTTCTGAATAGATTCTTTGGCATTATTAACTTTCCcagttaatactttttaaaatacttttctctCACACAGTACTGTCAAAGAGCTCTGCAACAGAAACCTATGTTGTTGATATAATGACATATAAATCCTCAGCAAAAATATCACCAGAGGGATTGGGTGCCCTCCTTGTGAGTAGGTAACCTACATGtacttaaaaaggtaaaatatccCATTTAGAAAGCTCTCTGAGGGTtaactggaggaaaaaaacagTTTCCACGtgtataaacaaatattttgaatgaCAACTTCTAAGCTATTCAGGTTTCCTTATTGTACagcaaaatagtttttttttttttaaattgggctgaTGTGAAATAAGATTAAGTCcttaaaatttattgaatgaCATGCTATTTTAGCCAcccatatactttttaaaatataaatacatctcTGAGAAGTCAAATGTCAAGGCTGCAAGGGAAATGAGTCTCCCTTAGAAAAGTGACAGAGcaatagtcattaaaaaaaaaaattgatcaacTTTGACCCAGTTTTCTCtacttctgagaatttgtcctAAGAAAATCACTCAAGAGAAACTGTTCTGCGAAGATGCCAATGGCAACATTATTTAAACATACCCAAAGAAAGGGGCCACCTCCAAATCTAATGATTACATAATTAACACAAAGTGCACTATGTTGTCATCTATAAGTTATAAACATCACAGGGAAACAAAAAGGGTAAgtgaaaaagaatttaagaattTCTATGCTATAATTGCAACTATAGGACATGCGTACTTAACAAAGGTTAGAAAGGGAAGTTGCAAACATaaaaatggttgttttaagctCATGGAAATGTTAACAATGCCTGCTCTTTCTACCAAACCCTTTACTGTCATCTCACAATCTTTCCTTtgtgtttaaataaatttaagtgaGAGCATATCTtgagagagaaatggaagaatGCCTTAAGACTAGAGTATTATTTTGAACAGCTGAAGTAAAATGTTGGTAACCTAggggggatgtaaaatggtacagccactatggaaaaaatataaccgttcctcaaaaaataaatacagaattaccatacaatctgataattccacttctgagtggGTACCCAAAAAGATATCTGTATACTCACATTCACAGCACCATTGTTCACAATAGCTGGGAGGTAGAAGCAAACCAAATagccactgatggatgaatgtgtaaacaaaatgtgctttacatagaatggaatattctatagcctttaaaagaaggaaattctgacatatggaTGAacatggaggacattatgctaagtgaaataaaccagccacaaaaggacaaatactgtctgatttcACTAAGATGAGGCATCTGGAGCAGTCAAGTTCATACAGAtaaaagtagaatggtagttgccagcagctgaagggagggaggaatgagggGTTATTGTTTAACagatacaaagtttcagtttgggaagatgaaaaagttctagaaatggaTGGTGGCGACAGTTGTgcgacaatgtgaatgtacttaataacaCTGAACTGCTCACTTAAGacagttaaaatgataaattttatgctatgtatatGTTAccaccttaaattttttttttatcagttttatctgagggtaggagggagaggactaactttgaaaaaaaaaagttagtaacAAAAATCATCCGTAAAAGTCATTTACGTAGATGATCAACATACCTGACTAAACCTTTATTACCTGTTTTAGAACCGCGGTCTTCTTCAAACGATCACCTATAACCAGCTATCTCTGCtttggttttttgcttgtttgatgCCTTCAGTAATCCTAAGTAGGTACTGAGGTCCTCATATTTAGTAATCACTGTTGAGAATGGGAgctggagggagaaaagaaagagctcGAAGGCAAGCACGAAACTTTCCAGCACCCCACCAAGGAGGCAGACTTCAAAGTCCAGATGAAGTCAGCCTAACTTATTAAGAGGCCGCCTGTCAAGTTGTGACCTCATCGACCTGTCAAAAGCAAGATCCCAAAAGTAAGCAGAAATGGTTTCACCCTCCAAGAGATGTCAAAGTCCGTTCTTCGACATATATTTTCACTCACAGGGAACTCCCTCAAGCCCTTCGTTGAAAATGAATTCCAAAAGCTGAGTTTCCTCAGCAGAGGAGAGGACCGGAGAAGCAGCCTGGCACATGGTATAGGGGGTGCTGCTCTTCCCCTTTCCCACTGTTTCAAGAGTCATTTCAATGACTACAATTGTGATCATGACATTCCAGATAAACTTCAACATGAAAAGCTGtggtctcttttctctttctccctccctctccctctggagTCAGGTGGAGGTGTGGGGTGAAGGGCACCGCCCCTGTAAAATTGTTTAGAAAACATTC is drawn from Eschrichtius robustus isolate mEscRob2 chromosome 8, mEscRob2.pri, whole genome shotgun sequence and contains these coding sequences:
- the AGR2 gene encoding anterior gradient protein 2 homolog; its protein translation is MEKISVSAFLLLVALSYTLAKDTTVKPGAKKDTKDSQPKLPQTLSRGWGDQLIWTQTYEEALYKSKTSNKPLMIIHHLDECPHSQALKKTFAENKEIQKLAEQFVLLNLVYETTDKHLSPDGQYVPRIMFIDPSLTVRADITGRYSNRLYAYEPSDMALLLDNMKKALKFLKTEL